The DNA window aaaaCACATCGATGGAGGTAAAGACTGCCCTAGAGACCACGGATGTGActaagatggaagagtcctcaatggagaagaggttatacagtggtgatgTATTTGAGCAAATCGACGAGACAgctgatgatttttttgagggatttactgatgggaaggtaataaaagatgattttgatgaagatgatgaaagtgAAGATGAAGAAGTTACTCCGATTCCCCCCAAACCTGCCacgaggaagagaaaggctgatgctactcttaaagaagcagccaacttgaagaagaagcttgcttatgaatcgattCCGGCCCGCATTCTTACTCCCCCATCCGCGACCTCAAGTCCTCGGGCTGACACACCTTCTCCTCGGGCTGACACACCTTCTCCTCGGGCTCCAACACCTACTGTTGGATGTgattttaatgagatgaaggaggagctgaaaatagagttgaaagaggagatgaaaaagatgaaaacagagctcatcaaagagctaaaaatcacaatccaagaaactcaacaaactcacgttgagtcgttcaagaagatggtttttaatatgtccacacagttgttagaaaaatccaacaaaaggatgtccatattattaaccagattagatgatatggaggataatataaagaagaagaagagtaagaagaaggattctaagaaggcTGTGAAGGTCGAAGAGGAAAAGAATACTGAGGTATGGAGATATTTTACATTTCATTTCGTTAAGTACATATCTAATCTGACCAGTacctattttgcaggttaaggattgtaagaaggatgtcgaagttgagaagagcaaggttgaataggaggaggagaagaaagaggtattctgcgaacttttcgtttcgcaaagtagtttccgtttcgctaagttagtatttttcgtttcgcaaagtagtttccgtttcgctaagttagtattttttgtttcgcaaagtagttttcgtttcgctaagttagtatttttcgtttcgcaaagtagtttccgtttcgctaagttagtatttttcgtttcgcaaagtagtttccgtttcgcaaATTATTTGttgtcgattcgctaagtgtgaattttgtctattttgtagGAGATGATAGCGATGCAGGAGATTGTGggggatgatgagaaggtgaATGATGGGACTGATGGGAAAGACGATGTAATGGAGGacaatgagaaggtggaggatgaacaaaaagaggacgttgagaaggtggaggacgcACAGAAGGTGGAGACcgatgagaaggtggatgatgatgaaaagATGGATGAGAAGGTCGATgatgaagagaaggtggaggatgaaagAAAAGACAACGATGAGAAGgtagatgatgatgagaaggtggaggatgaacgAAAAGACAACGATGCGAAGGTGGAGGACGTAAAGATAGAGGTTGAGGCTAAATTGGAGGACGGTGAGAAGCTGGATGGTGTGGCTAGGGTGGATGATGTGGAGGTTGATCTGAAACTGAAGGATTtgaaagtgaaggtgaaggatgagaAGACTGTGGGGGATGTGAAGGCaaatgatgacaatgatgacAATGACGATTTCCAGTTATACAATACTCCTCCTAAAGGAAATTATGGGAGGAGAGTGAGGAAGCCGAAAAAAGATGACTCGTACACCAACCCTTCCTTGTCAAAAATGCCCAAGACAAAGGATCCTATGAAAGTGAAtcaccttcaaaaatttgatgatgagctacTTCATAAAGTTAAGGCGTGGTTGGATGATCCAAAAACCGATAATTCGACAACGGATTTACATACggttcaagcaaagaaggaagTGTTGGTTAGAGTTGTAACAAGGCTTACATGGATTGAAGACACGGTAAGTCGttcaaatcaattcattaatcttcgtttcgcaaagtactattcgtttcgcaaagtactcttcgtttcgcaaagtactcttcgtttcgcaaagtactcttcgtttcgcaaagtactcttcgtttcgcaaagtactcttcgtttcgctaagtacttagtcaatgttgtttgatatGTACTCAATGTATGTTGTATGCTCCCATTGTGCAGGAAATGGATGCATTCTGCCATCTTCTGCGGAAAAGGATTTCCTGctatcccaagacatataaaaatACACATGCGGCAATTGGGGATTGCGTATTGTCGGATAGAATCAGGCGACTGCACAGGGATTTTATTAAGGATCCTTCCAAATTTCCAGTCGACGAATTCAAAGACTATTATATGGGCGCACCACATAGATATATGCCAGAATGGTCAACAATTGACGATGTCTACATGCCAGTGAACATTAACCAGAAACActggattttgtgtgtagcacgtCTTCAAAAGTACCGCATTGAAGTGTACGACTGTGATGCCTATCTTTATAAGAATCTGGATCCTTATTTGAAACCCTTCTGCGACATGATTCCAATTATATTCGCCAAAACAATCACTCCCGGTGAGAGGGTAAGGTATCCTAATTTCAACTTCGAAGGCCCCATCCAACCAATGACTTACAAACGGTTTCCACACCCCAAAGTGAAAACCGCTGCTGCTAAGGTTGGAGAAGTCCCACGGGCAACAGAGAGCGGGGATTGTGGGGTCTTCACGCTAATGTACATGGAACACTTGACCGCTAATCAACCCGTGCACAATGTGACCTCAGAAAACATGGGGTTTTTTAGGCAGAAGATGGCGGTCCGGTTATTCCATCAGATTATGGaaccttaaacattattttgtgtaaaagtgataacttattttgatgtattgtaaaccttgatgaatattttggaagttggatgatgtattgtaaattattttgtgtaaattgatgtattgtaaattGACCCTTCAACCTACAAAAAAGATAAGTTAGTAGccttcgtttcgccaagtactcttcgtttcgcccagtactcttcgtttcgccaagtacttttcgtttcgctaagttagcacttttcgattcgctaagtccctcccgattcgctaagtccctcccgattcgctaagtccctcgcgattcgctaagtgcctcccgtttcgctaagtgcctcccgtttcgctaagttaatACTCATCGTTTCCCTACTCATATACTACTACTACTAGAACATACAACATAAACATTAAACCTGAATTAACACATTAAACCTGAATTAACAACATACCAGTACCATagttcaattaacaacatatattacaacatagtatctatcaagctaaaggttcatattgttgagatgatgagtcatgctgcttagatgatgagtcatgctgcttagatgatgaagctcgtgcagtagatggtgcaggcataactgctttgcatgttgccctattatgtccaagcccaccacatgagctgcatcgtctcgggatcttacggacctcactctgggatgacctacgctttgtttgtggtctgcctttcttaaccttcacatttggtttaagacacgaacgttgcttgatatgttcgggaacatcccaattttcttcatcaccgggaggataacatgtctcggcatatgaatttatccaacactcagttgtgtaatacctgtgtAACACAACAgaattattaattggttaaacagaatgaacacgtgagctagatattaataccttgaacagaagtcataagaaaccaaattccgactacgggcagtagccattgcatgcgtacaaggaagtcCCGAAACTTCGAAtactctacaagtgcagttcatgtctttcaaattgactttgaaatgggactgattgtcatgcacataaaactcgaatcggttaagggattggactgtatagaatctggccttctcgaatccctcacgtaacaccttctcataatttggagataaaacttcttcgtgattagacgctctttctcttctatcgttaaaccattgttgtattgtgaatcttaaatactcagccatttctgaaatgggatactttctggcttccctgctctgactattgaaactctcagcataattgcttgtcagttgattgtatcgcttaccgggaaaaaaatgctctactccatcttgggaacccaatttcttccaaataggcagcaatccggTGATCTTTAACCTTGATTTTCTCAAACCAACGATTAAATTCGTGGACAGTGTATGCCCTTGAAGCCGAATCAAACTCCGCATGACActtatcacttttgaatttggccacaatattcatctttatgtgatatgtgcacgcaccgtggtctgcttctgggaaaacagcacacaaggcattagcgatgcttgggtgtctgtcggatacgaagacgagatcatcaactaatccaattgcgtctctcagtttttgcatgaaataagtccaggagttattattctctgaatcaacaacgccgaatgcgacaggatatagttgctcattcgcatccaatgcaatagccaccaataattgaccacccaccttgtgcttaagaaaactagcatcaacacataatacaggacggcaaaaggatttgaaacccctaattgagaggcctagggacatgaacatatacttgaagtgaccgagctcgtctgtctgtatgtcgtagagtatatcaagtaattcagcataacgagtattttggggtagatcaaatgttttgattgaagatgcatcaaaatacagtgttccatcagcatcaagtttccactctccattatagaaaacgaaaacttcagctgcaatataaaaacatgatttgatttagagacggataattaatacttcgcgaatcgctatgaacttagcgaaacgggaaggccttcgcgaatcgtaaggcacttagcgaaacgagaagtccttcgcgaatcgctgggcgcttagcgaaacgggaagtaaaccctaatcaatctcagaaaacgaacatcaataaaacatgcttcaaatagacgtacctattggaacagtgctcgtgcacGTCGTCGAGCTCATAGTGGATTTCGAACGAACTTCTCCGCCGAGATCTCCGACGagatcgccgccgccgccgccggagtttagagagaaggaggagaagagcgggaagagagagaaggagaagaaaaaaaattaaaaaaaagtacggaggttatattaaatagtaagggcaaTTTGGACTTTTCACATGtcgtcacttcgcgaaacgctaagtcacttagcgtttcgcgacaagggcaaaatcgtccaaaaaaaataaaatcaccacgagcgcaataaaattatcactttaccatcagatcaaataacctcatctttgaggttatttgatcaaatttcccgagTGAAGAGTCATGAGAAGGAAACACTTAttacaaaacaatatttgaTGCTGCCCAGGATCGAACTGGGACCTACTGCGTGTAAAGCAGACGTGATAACCACTACACCACATCACCTTGTGAcgattaaatatttgtatttaaatttagaagtttattttaatatttaaaaaaaatatagtgagCCTATTTGAAAAAGATGTATAAATGGATGAGAATGTTAGGTCATAGGTGTAcggttattattaattaaagtattataGGGTGAGACTTTTTTTAactatcatttttatttctatgTATTACAATCTTTCTAAAACAATTTTGacataaatatattagaattgCCTTctaacaactccttcatcaccTCGTGGTGAATCTAGAGTCAAATTTAAATGAGTACTTCAAAATTTAtcaagtataatttttttattatacaaaacttatatcaaaaataaaagtataattaataataacaataataaaaatacaaaaccacaccaatactaataaaatatttatccttTTACAATTCAACTACTAGACGTGCAAACAAATAGAGACAATTGAGTTTTTCGGGtattcatttgttgaaaatgttgtaaaatttgttcattttcaaTTGTGGCAAAAATCTCCTCTCGATGTATATTACCAAATTGTCATTCATCCACTCATCACCCATTCTATTACGTAAATCGGTCTTGATAATTTTTATCGCAGAAAAGACTATTTCAACAGAAACAGTCATAACAGGTAAAACCAGTGATAACTCAATCAACCGATATACCAATGTAAAAACCATATTCTTATCTAGACTTCCCAAATCTCTAACCAACCATGATCTCTTATCTAGTTTATATACATTACATTATTCAACTGAACCACACAGGATGATATGTTacattaattaagttttaaatagatgatgactaattatataaataaataaaaatataaaaatttaacttaaaattattgcCTAAATCAGATTATCAAGTATATACTCTAAACGATGATTATAGAATATGAATGTCTATAAATCGTTTagaatatataaagttatttatttaaataattgaataaatttaattattttaacttgtttttaatattaatttatatatttttataactttttttttgtaatagtttaaatttaattttaaattaagaaataaaaagactattttattcttatatttatataaattattatttttgtattattaattatattaaaattaatatataattttcatataaatgtagttttaaaataaataatattattttatatataatttcttatatttcaacttatataattaaacattttatttatattaattaaaattttatattattataaatatttgtatattagaaaatattactggtataaaataaaataataattataataaaattagatataagttgtattaatttatactatttatataatttattattattatattttaaaatataataaagaaattaaaattataattaactttataattaaagaagGACGGAATTCATCTCTGATCTTTGCTCCAAATTAGTGTGTTCCTCTTTGTTTTCTCACTGGAGCATGAGAAGGGTacttttgtaattaaaaaaaacattctttttttttgttacgaAAATGTCTTTTCCcatgtgaaaaaaaatataaaagaaacacACCAATTTGGGAACAAAGATACGAATTGCATTGCTACATGGTTTCATCATCTGGACATACTTTATATAAGTAACTTgcaagttattatttatttatatatatatatatatatatatatatatttaaaaaggtTTACCCTCGACAACTCATCCCAACCCTAAGTAGCTCCGCAGTTTATCAAGAGTGCTTAAACCTATCCCTTATCCGCAGGTTGAATCTGtcacaaatatatttgaattattattattatttatcaaaaataatttttttaaatgaaggaGAACTAGACTTTTTGATTACTTACCCTACTTCACTGCTTTGGtggatttataatatttatgatatataaattaataaataaacaaatattagatggtgtttttagattatttttaaatttttaaataattgttttaataattaaatatctataatttaaaatttattagtttgaaaatatattatcttttaaaaatatgaagcattattttaaaaaaattataatttcattgaCTTAAAATTTGTAGTCTTtctacaatataaatataaaagaatcaCACTTAATAACAAATGGTTTTAGTTATTGCATAAATATTGATTCAAATCACACACAAAAATTCAGTCTCAAAATGAACACCTTTTCCAACtatttttcatgaaaaacaACATATTAATCGATCTAATAGCGACTAACCAAAATGAAATCGTCGTCACTAAGAACCCGAACCTCTTTTTCACCTATAAACTTGTCCCGACCAATTTCCTTCACAATTCTCACAAACTCCAACCTCTTAGCCAAAGGAAGAGGTACATAAGGCAGCCGAAAAACAGGTCTCACCACACCAAGCTGTGCAAGAGCTGTATTTAACCCAATCGGATTAGGCTCAACGAAAAGCCATTCAATCAAAGGCATAATCTTTGAATTTAAAGACAAGTTCTTCCCAGAAAACATAATCTCTTTCATTAATCCCGGGACAAGATTACTAACAACCGATATAACACCAGTCGCACCATGTCCCCATCTAGCATCATGACATTGATCATCATTCCCACTCCAAACAACAATTCCATCGTTTGTATACTGCTCAACTCGTTCGTTTCCCATACACTCTTTCACACCTGCTAGATTCGAATTCTGGGCCAAAACCTGAATTACCTGAGGCGGGATATCTTGGCCTGTTCTTGAAGGGACATTGTATATAATGGTTGGCCCCATTGGGAGAACACTTTCGAAATGAGAAAGAATTCCTTCTAAAGAAGTTTTCCCGTAATAAGGGTTTATGTGAAGAGCAGCGTGCATACCGACAGCGAATCCTTGTTCAGTAGCGTGGATTGCTTCGCGAGTGGAGTTACTACCTGTGTTTCCAATGACTTTGATTGATCCTCCAAAACAGTTTACTGTATGACCAATGAGCATGATATGTTCATCCCAACTCATTAATTGTCCTTCACCGGTCGTACCACCAACAATCACAGCTTCAACTCCGTCTTTGATTTGCATATGCATTAATGCATCGTATGCTTCGAGATCGAATCTTCCATCTGGAAGATATGGTGTCTTGATGGCTGTTATCAGTCTCAAAGACTTTATTTCTTCTGATGATGTTCTGAGGATCAAGAGGATAGGATATAAATGAATATAGAAAGAATTGATTTTTTCAAAGGAAAAATGATGGATTACCTGTTTTTAACCTCGAAACTTCGCATTGGAAGATGGAAATTAGGTATTACAGCAGCCTGAGGGAATGTCCATTTGGAATTCCTTCTACTCATAaggtaaaataaatttacatcaGCTCTTGAAGTAAACAAAGCTTATGTGTATTCTATCCATACAAACACcattgattttgattaaacaGATAATTTAGAGTTCAATTACTGAGAAAATCTAGAAATGAGAACCCTAGGACTAGCATCAGATTCACGCACACTCATTGTAACCGAGTAATATACATTAATCTGAGagatagaaagagaaagagagactAACTTCTTCGGATTTGCAATGAAAGATGGCCGCGGAATCCGGTGATCTTCCTTTAACAATCCACCGTAGCTCTTGAAAGCAGATATTTGTTGAGCTGAAACTGACATCTTGAAGTTGAATCACAGGTAGTAATAGAAATCCTTTGAAAGAGAAGAAATGAGTTGCAGATTGAAAGAAATTAGAGATTTCAGTTGAGAAAAAGAGGTTAGTTGGAAGTATTGTGAGAAATTGAAGGAGTTGTGATAATGGTGAAAATAGTGGTGATGATAATCAAAGAAGAAAAGgcaataataataaactttcgTCGGAATTGAAGGAGAAGCAGGGAGCAAAGATGGAGCATTGCGGATAATTATCAATAAggaagatgatgaagatgaggacGATTACAAGTCTACGATGACTGACTGGCGCGAAGTATTTTTTTAGTGAGAGAAAACAAGATTACTTTCAATTTCGGCGGTGGAGATTTTTCAACAAAAACCTAACTACAATTTGGGCTTCTTATTatccttttaatattttaatgggCTGAgtaatacaaatataataagcccatctataaaaaaaagttttttttttttttttttttttttgggttaggATCTAGAATTTCAACTAAGAACTTCTTTTatgtttggattatttgaaaaagaaatatttaattttttgattttttatgtcaAAAGTTAGTATGGCacattatcttattaattttagacgttttaagtgagaattgatcttttatatagaaaaaaatatcgCTGTGTTCAAATACGTTTTAGAGATTATATTTTTGGTTTGGTATTTTATTACACGTGAGAAATGACATTATTGTTATGTCTCACATGTCTATTGAAATATGgtatctattttaattttttgggcatattaaaaatatgattttacaatttatttatttatcaaattctaAGAATGCGCCTGAAGTTTTTATCCAAACCTAAACATGTGATGTAAAATATGGAAAAAGAATTAAAGCTCAAATATGATATTGTGATGATTATGAATGGTTTATAGAGAATCAATGAGAAGAGGATGAGAAgatagaaaaagaagaaaatttaaGAAGGTAAAATGTAGACATCCCATTTTGacacataaataattaatatatatatttggtctAGTATAATGTTTATACACAAATACTAgactaaaatatttgaaataattaattaacctgTAAACTGGCTTCTCATTGTCTATTTCGGGTTGATTCAAACGTCACTTtttaaaaatactcaaaatttgGGCAAACTAATATCTTCATGAGGATCGGCTCGAAAAAttgtgaattttaaaaataatattattgttgatATTTTCGACAGAAATGCCTCCCAATGATcatttattgaaattaaaatcaACTCTTTTGTAAAATGCAAAATTTGCAAAAATTAATACgttcataataacaattaactataatattactttttgcGTTTTGCAAGAAAGGTTGAAAGAAggattctaaataaataaatataatatataaatttagacaATGCTGGTCAACATGGtcaagactgatcaaacctacAGAGTGTCTAAAATCTTCAAAGGAAGCTCAAaggtgttcttcatttggtatgaagatgGCTTAAGAAAGTCCAGATTTCATCTCA is part of the Impatiens glandulifera chromosome 1, dImpGla2.1, whole genome shotgun sequence genome and encodes:
- the LOC124938770 gene encoding uncharacterized protein LOC124938770 — its product is MEVKTALETTDVTKMEESSMEKRLYSGDEMIAMQEIVGDDEKVNDGTDGKDDVMEDNEKKVETDEKVDDDEKMDEKVDDEEKVEDERKDNDEKVDDDEKVEDERKDNDAKVEDVKIEVEAKLEDGEKLDGVARVDDVEVDLKLKDLKVKVKDEKTVGDVKANDDNDDNDDFQLYNTPPKGNYGRRVRKPKKDDSYTNPSLSKMPKTKDPMKVNHLQKFDDELLHKVKAWLDDPKTDNSTTDLHTVQAKKEVLVRVVTRLTWIEDTEMDAFCHLLRKRISCYPKTYKNTHAAIGDCVLSDRIRRLHRDFIKDPSKFPVDEFKDYYMGAPHRYMPEWSTIDDVYMPVNINQKHWILCVARLQKYRIEVYDCDAYLYKNLDPYLKPFCDMIPIIFAKTITPGERVRYPNFNFEGPIQPMTYKRFPHPKVKTAAAKVGEVPRATESGDCGVFTLMYMEHLTANQPVHNVTSENMGFFRQKMAVRLFHQIMEP
- the LOC124919441 gene encoding 4-hydroxy-tetrahydrodipicolinate synthase, chloroplastic-like; the encoded protein is MSVSAQQISAFKSYGGLLKEDHRIPRPSFIANPKKRNSKWTFPQAAVIPNFHLPMRSFEVKNRTSSEEIKSLRLITAIKTPYLPDGRFDLEAYDALMHMQIKDGVEAVIVGGTTGEGQLMSWDEHIMLIGHTVNCFGGSIKVIGNTGSNSTREAIHATEQGFAVGMHAALHINPYYGKTSLEGILSHFESVLPMGPTIIYNVPSRTGQDIPPQVIQVLAQNSNLAGVKECMGNERVEQYTNDGIVVWSGNDDQCHDARWGHGATGVISVVSNLVPGLMKEIMFSGKNLSLNSKIMPLIEWLFVEPNPIGLNTALAQLGVVRPVFRLPYVPLPLAKRLEFVRIVKEIGRDKFIGEKEVRVLSDDDFILVSRY